A region of Streptomyces deccanensis DNA encodes the following proteins:
- a CDS encoding SixA phosphatase family protein, which yields MMARAGAGPLRRLIVLRHAKSAWPVGVPDHERPLAPRGRRDAPAVGRALAEADCLPDLAVCSTAVRARQTWELAAAEWGTPPPVRHDERVYAAEVPELLDVVRETPDHVRTLLLVGHNPGLEELVLDLAGDALDDALDDVRAKFPTSAIAFLSWHGETWAALAPGTALLTDLIVARGRKDARGGKGEKGRKGAKGA from the coding sequence ATGATGGCGCGCGCCGGAGCGGGCCCGCTGCGCAGACTGATCGTCCTGCGGCACGCCAAGTCCGCCTGGCCGGTGGGCGTCCCCGACCACGAGCGGCCGTTGGCGCCCCGGGGCCGCCGTGACGCCCCCGCCGTCGGGCGGGCCCTCGCCGAGGCGGACTGTCTGCCCGACCTGGCCGTCTGCTCCACGGCCGTACGGGCCCGGCAGACGTGGGAACTGGCCGCCGCGGAGTGGGGCACGCCGCCCCCGGTACGGCACGACGAGCGGGTGTACGCGGCCGAGGTCCCCGAGTTGCTGGACGTGGTCCGCGAGACCCCCGACCATGTGCGGACGCTGCTCCTCGTCGGCCACAACCCGGGGCTGGAGGAACTCGTCCTCGACCTGGCCGGAGACGCCCTGGACGACGCGCTGGACGACGTGCGTGCCAAGTTCCCGACCTCGGCGATCGCCTTCCTCTCCTGGCACGGCGAGACCTGGGCCGCACTCGCCCCGGGCACGGCCCTGCTGACGGACCTGATCGTGGCCAGGGGCAGGAAGGACGCGAGGGGAGGGAAGGGCGAGAAGGGCCGGAAGGGCGCGAAGGGC
- a CDS encoding CoA-binding protein, with amino-acid sequence MYGDPATIRKILTELGDTWAVVGLSTNRDRAAYGVAEVLQRYGKRVVPVHPKAEPVHGEQGYASLADIPFPVDVVDVFVNSDLAGPVADEAARVGAKAVWFQLGVIDEEAYHRTREAGLDMVMDRCPAIEIPRLG; translated from the coding sequence ATGTACGGCGACCCGGCCACGATCCGCAAGATCCTGACGGAACTCGGCGACACCTGGGCGGTCGTCGGCCTGTCCACCAACCGCGACCGCGCGGCGTACGGCGTCGCGGAGGTCCTCCAGCGCTACGGCAAGCGGGTCGTCCCGGTGCACCCCAAGGCCGAGCCGGTCCACGGCGAGCAGGGCTACGCCTCCCTCGCCGACATCCCCTTCCCGGTGGACGTCGTCGACGTCTTCGTCAACAGCGACCTGGCCGGGCCCGTCGCCGACGAGGCGGCCCGCGTCGGTGCCAAGGCGGTCTGGTTCCAGCTGGGTGTGATCGACGAGGAGGCCTACCACCGCACCCGCGAGGCCGGCCTGGACATGGTCATGGACCGCTGCCCGGCGATCGAGATCCCCCGCCTGGGCTGA
- a CDS encoding ABC transporter ATP-binding protein, with protein sequence MGQAVTAAMLRVADVHKSYGRGAGAVHALRGVSFEVPQGELVALKGRSGSGKTTLLNIVGGLDEPDAGQVTIEGLNLRDQGEDALLALRRERIGFVFQSFGLIPILTAAENVGVPLRLRKADPRERRERVELLLSLVGLADHAAQRPGELSGGQRQRVAIARALANSPSILIADEPTGQLDAETGHSVMELLRAVVRSERITALVATHDTTLLDLADRVLELKDGEISEITEAQGPSFS encoded by the coding sequence ATGGGCCAGGCGGTGACCGCTGCCATGCTGCGGGTGGCGGATGTGCACAAGTCGTACGGTCGGGGCGCCGGCGCCGTCCACGCCCTGCGCGGCGTCTCCTTCGAGGTCCCTCAGGGGGAACTCGTCGCCCTCAAGGGGCGCTCGGGCTCGGGCAAGACCACCCTGCTCAACATCGTCGGCGGTCTGGACGAACCGGACGCCGGACAGGTCACCATCGAGGGGCTGAACCTCCGCGACCAAGGCGAGGACGCCCTCCTCGCCCTCCGCCGGGAGCGCATCGGCTTCGTCTTCCAGTCGTTCGGGCTCATCCCCATCCTCACGGCCGCCGAGAACGTGGGCGTCCCCCTGCGGTTGCGGAAGGCGGACCCGCGCGAGCGGCGGGAGCGCGTCGAGCTGCTGCTGTCCCTCGTGGGGCTCGCGGACCATGCCGCGCAGCGCCCGGGCGAGTTGTCGGGCGGGCAGCGCCAACGGGTGGCGATCGCCCGTGCCCTGGCCAACAGTCCCTCGATCCTCATCGCCGACGAGCCGACCGGCCAACTGGACGCGGAGACCGGGCACTCCGTGATGGAACTGCTGCGCGCGGTCGTCCGCAGCGAGCGGATCACGGCTCTCGTGGCCACCCATGACACGACCCTGCTCGACCTCGCCGACCGTGTGCTGGAGCTGAAGGACGGCGAGATCAGCGAGATCACCGAGGCTCAGGGCCCGTCGTTCTCCTGA
- a CDS encoding ABC transporter ATP-binding protein — MTSSPTFHELADRALAARDAAAYGQDALISCDRLVRIFTADGVEVQALQGLDLLVREGELLALVGASGSGKSTLMNILAGLDRPTAGATRVADHDLVTMSSKERLAYRRKTVGFVRQQTSQNLLPYLTAAQNVALPLQLARARGGRRTRAERVMELLGLLGVAECRDRRPHEMSGGQQQRVALAVALANDPAVLLADEPTGELDSHTAEQVFAAFRTANEELGTTIVIVTHDQSVAGEVRRTVAIRDGRTATEVLRHSEVDSATGQESLVAREYAMLDRAGRLQLPAEYTRALGMRDRVALELEPDHIAVRPDDARNGRQENDGP; from the coding sequence ATGACCAGCAGCCCGACCTTCCACGAACTCGCCGACCGCGCCCTCGCCGCGCGCGACGCCGCCGCCTACGGCCAGGACGCCCTGATCAGCTGCGACCGGCTGGTACGGATCTTCACCGCCGACGGAGTGGAGGTCCAGGCCCTGCAGGGCCTCGATCTCCTCGTCCGCGAGGGAGAACTGCTGGCCCTGGTCGGCGCCTCCGGCAGCGGCAAGTCCACCCTCATGAACATCCTGGCCGGACTGGACAGACCCACCGCCGGCGCGACCCGTGTCGCCGACCACGACCTGGTCACGATGTCCTCCAAGGAACGGCTCGCCTACCGTCGGAAAACCGTCGGCTTCGTCCGGCAGCAGACCTCCCAGAACCTCCTGCCCTATCTCACCGCCGCACAGAACGTCGCGCTGCCCCTGCAGTTGGCTCGCGCCCGGGGCGGGCGCCGGACCCGGGCCGAGCGGGTCATGGAACTCCTCGGCCTGCTGGGCGTCGCCGAGTGCCGCGACCGCCGGCCGCACGAGATGTCCGGCGGCCAGCAGCAGCGCGTCGCCCTCGCCGTCGCCCTCGCCAACGATCCCGCGGTGCTGCTCGCCGACGAGCCCACCGGCGAACTCGACTCCCACACCGCCGAACAGGTCTTCGCCGCGTTCCGCACCGCCAACGAGGAGTTGGGGACCACCATCGTGATCGTCACCCACGATCAGTCCGTCGCCGGTGAGGTACGCCGTACGGTCGCCATCCGGGACGGCCGCACGGCGACCGAGGTGCTGCGCCACAGCGAGGTCGACTCCGCCACCGGCCAGGAGAGCCTGGTCGCCCGCGAATACGCCATGCTCGACCGGGCCGGCCGCCTCCAACTCCCCGCCGAGTACACCCGGGCCCTGGGGATGCGCGACCGCGTCGCCCTGGAGTTGGAGCCCGACCACATCGCCGTCCGCCCGGACGACGCCCGGAACGGCCGTCAGGAGAACGACGGGCCCTGA
- a CDS encoding ABC transporter permease: protein MTPRDGGTKTSPPGNAGTKAAHARVRAGLRIRLRAFAGTSVALALLVAVTAALAAAYPRAVDRYADAGLRRAVEQALPDQTTVQTRVPLPWMDSVAETEAALRVGPLDKARAEILAAAEAPLLPDPAQSSYGVRTTVPMEASDPWLPQPGGRPAQLVLAAQQELASHARLSAGRLPRTTGAPVTAATARVEAAVTVETARTLDIRVGSVIHLPGSARAPLAVRITGIVVPRVPEGAYWSALPVLRTPALSRRPDLPPNEVHWLGGLLLAPDAGPVLLGTPGRPERYWNVAPDIDTLRGHDLDRLASAVAALESGPGVQRLRTVVDAGLEAETNLDEVLADHARLRSGIAPLLLLAAVGTGSLAVIVLAMAGGVAADRRRAELALLRARGASLPGLAVRLLAETAAVAVPAGALGLTAALLVLPGARTAPALTAAVTVTLLACVALPLRALVAHRTVRMHDGREDLADTPPSRRRTVVELTVLVIAVGAVAALRRQGSGSTALVAAAPLLTGVVAALLLARLHPWPLRALSRATTRMRGLVLPLALAQAARAPGFAVLPLLALLSALTTAAFGGSVLAGVTAARDAAALAHVGADGRIETTTGELPRTLPDRVRRLPGVRDVAEANVTHDAKPRQGSQLLPLAGVDPDAYADLSRRTGLGPFDAASLRQADDGTTDAGTTDAGTKGGGTKGGADRPLPALASPRVAEEYGTGPYSVLLPDGTSVTVRVVLVRDRTPAVSGDDFLVVDRAGLPRGAARATTLLLTGDALNGRELRSTARDTSATVRLRTEERTRHVDSPLQSGAERLYGVAVAAGAGYAVLALVLTVLRTAPARGALLARLRTMGMTRSQGRRLLILTALPQAFLAAAGGVLTGWAAIHLLSPGVDITAVALASPSAVEGAVLRTDPLSLAVPALAVLLLAVGVPAGQAWWTGRRGSVRELRLGDS from the coding sequence ATGACCCCTCGGGACGGCGGGACGAAGACGTCGCCCCCTGGGAACGCGGGTACGAAGGCGGCGCACGCGCGCGTACGGGCCGGGTTGCGGATCCGGCTGAGGGCCTTCGCCGGTACGTCCGTGGCCCTCGCACTGCTGGTGGCCGTGACCGCGGCACTGGCCGCCGCGTATCCCCGCGCCGTCGACCGGTACGCGGACGCGGGCCTGCGCCGGGCGGTCGAGCAGGCCCTGCCCGACCAGACGACCGTGCAGACGCGGGTCCCGCTGCCCTGGATGGACTCCGTCGCGGAGACGGAGGCCGCCCTGCGCGTCGGTCCGCTCGACAAGGCGCGGGCGGAGATCCTCGCCGCCGCCGAGGCGCCGCTGCTTCCCGACCCCGCGCAGTCGTCGTACGGCGTCCGCACGACCGTCCCCATGGAGGCGTCCGACCCCTGGCTCCCGCAGCCCGGCGGCCGCCCCGCCCAACTGGTGCTCGCCGCCCAGCAGGAGCTGGCCTCCCACGCCCGGCTCAGCGCGGGCCGGCTGCCGCGCACCACCGGCGCGCCGGTGACCGCGGCGACCGCGCGGGTCGAGGCCGCCGTCACCGTGGAGACCGCGCGCACGCTCGACATCCGGGTGGGCTCGGTGATCCACCTACCGGGCTCGGCACGCGCCCCGCTCGCCGTCCGGATCACCGGGATCGTCGTCCCCCGCGTGCCCGAGGGCGCCTACTGGTCGGCACTGCCGGTGCTGCGCACCCCCGCGCTGAGCCGCCGTCCCGACCTCCCGCCGAACGAGGTCCACTGGCTCGGCGGCCTGCTTCTCGCCCCCGACGCCGGCCCGGTCCTCCTGGGAACCCCGGGCCGCCCGGAGCGGTACTGGAACGTGGCCCCGGACATCGACACCCTGCGCGGCCACGACCTCGACCGGCTGGCGTCCGCCGTGGCCGCCCTGGAGTCGGGGCCGGGAGTGCAGCGACTGCGGACCGTCGTGGACGCCGGCCTGGAGGCCGAGACCAATCTCGACGAAGTCCTCGCGGACCACGCCCGACTGCGCTCGGGGATCGCCCCGTTGCTGCTCCTCGCGGCCGTCGGGACCGGCAGCCTCGCCGTGATCGTCCTGGCCATGGCCGGCGGTGTGGCAGCCGACCGGCGGCGCGCGGAGCTGGCCCTGCTGCGGGCCCGCGGCGCCTCCCTGCCCGGCCTGGCCGTCCGGCTGCTGGCGGAGACGGCGGCGGTGGCCGTGCCCGCCGGCGCTCTCGGACTGACCGCCGCACTGCTCGTCCTGCCCGGTGCCCGTACCGCGCCCGCCTTGACCGCCGCCGTCACCGTCACCCTGCTCGCCTGCGTCGCGCTGCCCCTGCGCGCCCTGGTCGCACACCGCACGGTACGGATGCACGACGGGCGGGAGGACCTCGCCGACACCCCGCCCTCGCGGCGCCGCACGGTGGTCGAACTGACCGTCCTGGTGATCGCGGTGGGGGCGGTCGCCGCACTGCGCCGACAGGGATCCGGCAGCACCGCTCTGGTGGCCGCCGCCCCGCTGCTGACGGGCGTGGTCGCGGCTCTGCTGCTGGCACGGCTCCACCCCTGGCCGCTGCGTGCGCTGAGCAGGGCGACCACGCGCATGCGGGGCCTGGTGCTCCCGCTGGCACTGGCCCAGGCGGCCCGCGCCCCCGGCTTCGCCGTGCTGCCCCTGCTCGCCCTGCTCAGCGCCCTGACCACGGCCGCGTTCGGCGGCTCGGTCCTGGCGGGCGTCACAGCGGCCCGCGACGCGGCCGCCCTCGCCCACGTCGGCGCGGACGGCCGCATCGAGACCACCACGGGTGAACTCCCCCGCACCCTGCCCGACCGCGTGCGCCGGCTGCCCGGCGTACGGGACGTGGCGGAAGCGAACGTCACCCACGACGCGAAGCCACGACAAGGCAGTCAGCTGCTGCCGTTGGCCGGTGTGGACCCCGACGCCTACGCGGACCTCTCGCGCCGCACGGGCCTCGGTCCGTTCGACGCGGCGAGCCTCCGGCAGGCGGACGACGGTACGACGGACGCCGGTACGACGGACGCCGGTACGAAGGGCGGCGGCACGAAGGGCGGCGCCGACCGGCCCCTGCCCGCGCTGGCCTCGCCCCGCGTGGCCGAGGAGTACGGCACCGGCCCCTACTCCGTCCTGCTCCCGGACGGCACCTCCGTCACCGTCCGCGTCGTCCTGGTCCGGGACCGCACCCCGGCCGTGTCCGGCGACGACTTCCTGGTCGTGGACCGGGCCGGCCTTCCCCGAGGGGCGGCACGGGCGACGACCCTGCTGCTGACCGGCGACGCCCTGAACGGCCGGGAGCTGCGCTCGACGGCGCGGGACACATCGGCGACCGTCCGGCTGCGCACCGAGGAACGCACGCGCCACGTCGACTCACCGCTCCAGTCCGGCGCGGAACGTCTGTACGGGGTCGCGGTCGCCGCCGGCGCCGGGTACGCGGTCCTCGCGCTCGTCCTGACCGTGCTGCGCACCGCGCCCGCGCGCGGCGCCCTGCTCGCCCGGCTGCGCACGATGGGCATGACCCGGTCCCAGGGCCGCCGACTGCTGATCCTCACCGCCCTGCCCCAGGCGTTCCTGGCCGCGGCCGGCGGCGTGCTGACCGGCTGGGCCGCGATCCACCTGTTGTCGCCCGGCGTCGACATCACGGCCGTCGCCCTGGCCTCCCCGTCCGCCGTCGAGGGGGCCGTGCTGCGCACCGATCCGCTCTCGCTTGCGGTCCCGGCGCTCGCCGTGCTGCTCCTGGCCGTCGGTGTGCCCGCCGGCCAGGCCTGGTGGACCGGCAGGCGTGGCTCGGTGCGCGAACTGAGGCTGGGTGACTCGTAG
- a CDS encoding FtsX-like permease family protein → MGERAVPAGLLRFIVLRAWAYRVLLGAVLLTVLLTTVVLAALTAYSGAMGDAALRRSLAEQRTAAEAALVLKADVPAEERQAADEAVRTGARTVFDGLPVRVRTLLRSGPYALPGALRPPSARGGNPDLTYFAALDRTQVRTVAGRLPREAVTAGPLEVALPQSAAKRLGVAPGTRLTVTDQLDGPAVPVLITGVYRPVDVRAPYWRLDDLGGRGVKASSFTTYGPLLTASGVPTSGRVSVGASGWLVSADYSSLTTDRIGPLREAARAGSAELRERPALSSATVADTALPEVLDRVERSLLVSRAGLLIVAGQLGLLAACALLLVARLLDSDRVAETRLLRARGATRARLAGLAALEALLIAVPAVVLAPLLAGPLTRLLVARGALGRTGARVDLPAAGRPEVWAVAAGVAALCALAVAVPAWRASFADAVPTRARALPASLRAGADVGLLAVAGVAFWLLGSQDSGAVTADREGVLGVDPLLVVAPALVLLAGTVLVLRLLPLLARVGERLLTRGHGLTAAMVGWQFSRRPMRGAGPVLLLVISVALGVVAIGQDASWRRSQADQADFRAGAEVRVQSSGGGVVGRTDVYADLPHVDAVAPAVRGTMPLSGGRKATVVALNTTEAAVLARPDLTDGSLLAGLAPRGAPAGVDIPERTTRLTLTAALHSSTPGTEADVALTVRDRHGTSYEVPSGHLPADGRPHRLTPDLAGARGPLALTGLRLSTTQPTERPHRHRLVVSALTATTGDGDVRKLTLPTKWTTAIEADLGAAPPEDDARPALPEVTSTAPVTLTYSTGYQMSDLLSPALPLEVRLNVVQPAAPEIVAVATDRFLDASGAREGQRVEVTFDGRSVPVRIVRTASALPTTEATDQDGGALLVDLRAVNEVLQARHGTSLKPTEWWLSTAAPGATAAAVRALPDVDPEQVTVRDELAAKLRDDPFGAGPEAALIAAAAVTVLFASLGFAVSAAGAMRTRDGEFAVLRALGTPRRRLARLVAVEHGVLVTLALLVGTALGTVLTHALVPLVVLTQEATRPIPPVLVELPLGRLTALLAALAAGPALVTLALALRRARPVTALRDEVTQ, encoded by the coding sequence GTGGGGGAAAGAGCGGTGCCTGCGGGCTTATTACGGTTCATCGTGCTGCGGGCGTGGGCGTACCGAGTGCTCCTCGGCGCCGTGCTGCTGACCGTGCTGCTGACCACAGTCGTGCTGGCAGCGCTCACCGCCTACTCGGGCGCGATGGGCGACGCGGCGTTGCGGCGGTCGCTCGCGGAGCAGCGCACCGCCGCCGAGGCCGCTCTGGTGCTCAAGGCCGACGTGCCGGCCGAGGAGCGGCAGGCGGCCGACGAGGCCGTGCGGACGGGGGCCCGTACCGTCTTCGACGGGCTGCCCGTGCGGGTACGGACCCTGCTGCGGTCCGGGCCCTACGCCCTGCCGGGGGCGCTGCGGCCGCCCTCCGCGCGGGGCGGGAACCCGGACCTCACCTACTTCGCGGCCCTGGACCGCACTCAGGTGCGGACCGTCGCCGGGCGGCTCCCCCGTGAGGCCGTGACCGCCGGGCCCCTGGAGGTCGCCCTGCCGCAGAGCGCCGCCAAGCGGCTGGGGGTGGCGCCCGGCACCCGGCTGACCGTCACCGACCAGCTGGACGGCCCGGCGGTACCCGTGCTGATCACCGGCGTGTACCGGCCGGTGGACGTCCGGGCGCCCTACTGGCGCCTGGACGACCTGGGCGGCCGCGGTGTGAAGGCGTCGAGCTTCACGACGTACGGCCCCCTGCTGACCGCCTCGGGCGTGCCCACGTCCGGCCGGGTGAGTGTCGGCGCCTCGGGCTGGCTGGTCTCCGCCGACTACTCCTCGCTGACCACGGACCGGATCGGCCCGCTGCGCGAGGCGGCCCGCGCGGGGAGCGCCGAGCTGCGCGAGCGCCCCGCGCTCAGCAGCGCGACCGTGGCCGACACCGCCCTGCCCGAGGTCCTGGACCGCGTCGAACGCTCCCTGCTCGTCTCCCGTGCCGGCCTGCTGATCGTCGCCGGTCAGCTCGGACTGCTCGCGGCCTGCGCCCTGTTGCTCGTCGCCCGCCTGCTCGACTCCGACCGCGTGGCCGAGACCCGGTTGCTGCGTGCGCGCGGTGCCACCCGCGCGCGGCTCGCGGGCCTGGCCGCGCTGGAGGCCCTGCTGATCGCCGTCCCGGCCGTGGTGCTCGCGCCGCTGCTGGCGGGGCCGTTGACGCGGCTGCTGGTCGCGCGGGGCGCGCTCGGCCGGACCGGGGCGCGCGTCGACCTGCCGGCCGCGGGCCGACCCGAGGTGTGGGCGGTCGCCGCGGGCGTGGCCGCCCTGTGCGCGCTGGCGGTGGCCGTCCCGGCATGGCGGGCGTCCTTCGCGGACGCCGTCCCGACGCGGGCGAGGGCGCTGCCCGCCTCGCTGCGCGCGGGAGCCGACGTCGGGCTGCTCGCCGTCGCCGGTGTCGCCTTCTGGCTGCTAGGCAGCCAGGACTCCGGCGCCGTCACCGCCGACCGCGAGGGCGTCCTCGGCGTCGATCCGCTGCTGGTCGTGGCGCCCGCTCTCGTCCTGCTCGCCGGAACTGTCCTGGTGCTGCGGTTGCTGCCGCTGCTGGCGCGGGTCGGCGAGCGACTGCTGACCCGCGGGCACGGGCTGACCGCCGCCATGGTCGGCTGGCAGTTCAGCCGCCGCCCCATGCGCGGGGCCGGGCCGGTGCTGCTCCTGGTCATCTCCGTGGCGCTGGGCGTGGTGGCGATCGGGCAGGACGCGTCCTGGCGTCGTTCCCAGGCCGACCAGGCCGACTTCCGCGCGGGCGCCGAGGTGCGCGTGCAGAGCTCCGGGGGAGGCGTGGTGGGCCGTACGGACGTCTACGCGGACCTCCCGCACGTGGACGCGGTCGCCCCGGCGGTCCGCGGCACGATGCCGCTCTCCGGCGGTCGCAAGGCGACCGTCGTGGCCCTGAACACGACGGAGGCCGCCGTGCTGGCGCGGCCCGATCTGACGGACGGTTCGCTGCTCGCCGGGCTCGCGCCACGCGGAGCGCCCGCGGGCGTCGACATACCCGAGCGCACCACCCGGCTCACCCTGACCGCCGCCCTGCACAGCAGCACGCCGGGGACGGAGGCGGACGTCGCGCTCACGGTGCGGGACCGGCACGGAACCTCCTACGAGGTGCCGTCCGGTCACCTCCCCGCCGACGGCCGCCCGCACCGGCTGACCCCGGATCTGGCCGGCGCCCGGGGCCCGCTGGCGCTGACCGGGCTCCGGCTGAGCACGACGCAGCCGACCGAACGTCCGCACCGGCACCGCCTGGTCGTCAGCGCCCTCACGGCGACCACGGGCGACGGCGACGTCCGGAAATTGACCCTGCCGACGAAGTGGACGACCGCCATCGAGGCCGACCTGGGCGCCGCCCCGCCCGAGGACGACGCCCGGCCGGCCCTCCCCGAAGTCACCTCGACGGCACCCGTCACCCTCACCTACAGCACCGGCTACCAGATGTCCGACCTCCTGTCGCCCGCCCTGCCGCTGGAGGTCCGGCTCAACGTCGTCCAGCCCGCCGCGCCCGAGATCGTCGCGGTCGCCACCGACCGGTTCCTCGACGCGTCCGGAGCGCGCGAGGGGCAGCGGGTGGAGGTGACGTTCGACGGCCGCTCCGTCCCCGTACGCATCGTCCGTACCGCGAGCGCCCTGCCCACCACGGAAGCCACCGACCAGGACGGCGGGGCCCTGCTGGTCGACCTCAGGGCCGTCAACGAGGTCCTCCAGGCCCGCCACGGAACCAGCCTGAAGCCCACCGAGTGGTGGCTGAGCACGGCCGCGCCCGGGGCCACCGCTGCGGCCGTGCGCGCCCTGCCCGACGTCGATCCGGAGCAGGTGACGGTGCGCGACGAGCTGGCGGCGAAGCTGCGGGACGACCCGTTCGGGGCCGGCCCTGAAGCCGCGCTGATCGCGGCGGCGGCGGTGACGGTGCTCTTCGCCTCGCTCGGCTTCGCGGTGAGCGCGGCGGGGGCGATGCGCACCCGGGACGGCGAGTTCGCCGTGCTGCGCGCCCTCGGGACACCACGCCGCAGGCTGGCCCGGCTCGTCGCCGTGGAGCACGGCGTCCTGGTGACCCTGGCGCTGCTGGTCGGCACGGCCCTGGGCACGGTGCTGACGCACGCGCTGGTTCCCCTCGTCGTCCTGACCCAGGAGGCCACCCGGCCGATCCCACCGGTGCTGGTCGAGCTGCCGCTCGGGCGGCTGACCGCCCTGCTGGCCGCCCTCGCGGCGGGCCCCGCCCTCGTGACTTTGGCCCTCGCCCTGCGCCGGGCGAGACCCGTGACGGCTCTCCGGGACGAGGTGACGCAGTGA
- a CDS encoding universal stress protein — translation MFRTVTVGIDGSRESLAAAEWAAREARLRALPLRLLNVWEMVPEPMGRAPALGAEADAGAETVAEPGVGKVLREAADGIRLRHPGVDVRVEQLTGRASEELVKAAPEAALLVLGSRGLSGLAGFLLGSVGLHVIAHTERPVVLVRAGERAEDEHAPGPAGAPITATLFRPVVLGVDLAHPDPTLIRFAFEAAAVRGTALRVLHDWSPPPRSGLRERPGLAADLDADLGRADAAGLSEALRPWRLEHPSVEVVEESRRGKAADHLLEASLDASLVVVGRRVRRSPLGAHIGPVAHAVLHHAGVPVAVVPHD, via the coding sequence ATGTTTCGCACCGTCACCGTGGGCATCGACGGTTCGCGCGAGAGCCTCGCCGCCGCCGAGTGGGCGGCCCGGGAGGCACGGCTGCGCGCGCTGCCGCTGCGCCTGCTCAACGTCTGGGAGATGGTCCCCGAGCCGATGGGGCGGGCCCCGGCGCTGGGGGCGGAGGCGGACGCGGGAGCGGAGACGGTGGCGGAGCCGGGCGTCGGGAAGGTGCTGCGGGAGGCGGCCGACGGGATCCGGCTGCGCCATCCCGGCGTCGACGTCAGGGTCGAGCAGTTGACGGGGCGGGCGTCGGAGGAGCTGGTGAAGGCGGCTCCGGAGGCCGCGCTGCTGGTCCTCGGCTCCCGGGGGCTGAGCGGGCTCGCCGGCTTCCTGCTCGGTTCCGTGGGACTGCACGTGATCGCGCACACCGAGCGGCCGGTCGTCCTCGTACGGGCGGGGGAGCGGGCGGAGGACGAGCACGCGCCGGGTCCGGCCGGGGCCCCGATCACGGCGACGCTGTTCCGGCCGGTCGTGCTGGGCGTGGACCTCGCGCACCCGGACCCCACCCTGATCCGGTTCGCCTTCGAGGCGGCCGCCGTGCGCGGGACCGCGCTGCGCGTCCTCCACGACTGGAGTCCGCCGCCCCGCTCCGGCCTGCGGGAGAGGCCAGGCCTGGCCGCCGATCTCGACGCCGACCTGGGCCGAGCGGACGCCGCCGGGCTGAGCGAGGCGCTGCGGCCCTGGCGGCTGGAGCACCCGTCCGTCGAGGTGGTGGAGGAGTCACGGCGCGGGAAGGCCGCCGACCATCTGCTGGAGGCGTCCCTGGACGCCTCCCTGGTCGTCGTCGGGCGGCGCGTCCGCCGCTCGCCGCTCGGGGCGCACATCGGCCCGGTCGCCCACGCGGTGCTGCATCACGCCGGGGTACCGGTAGCGGTCGTTCCGCACGATTGA
- a CDS encoding VOC family protein produces MLRIGSVVLGASDVRRAAAFWGEALGYVPREEPEDDWVVLVHPQGLGAQLSLGLSETPVQDRPRVHLDLYAGNAEDQAAEVERLVGLGALRVDWDDYPEDADFVVLADPEGNRFCVIDTGRG; encoded by the coding sequence ATGCTGAGAATCGGATCCGTGGTACTGGGCGCGTCCGACGTGCGGCGGGCGGCCGCGTTCTGGGGGGAGGCCCTCGGGTATGTCCCCCGCGAGGAGCCGGAGGACGACTGGGTCGTCCTGGTGCATCCACAGGGTCTCGGCGCGCAGCTCTCCCTGGGCCTCAGCGAGACCCCGGTGCAGGACCGGCCGCGGGTGCACCTGGACCTCTACGCGGGGAACGCGGAGGACCAGGCGGCCGAGGTCGAGCGGCTGGTGGGGCTCGGGGCGCTGCGGGTCGATTGGGACGACTACCCGGAGGACGCCGACTTCGTCGTCCTCGCCGACCCGGAGGGCAACCGCTTCTGCGTGATCGACACCGGCCGGGGGTGA